The Pseudomonas allokribbensis genome has a window encoding:
- a CDS encoding class I SAM-dependent methyltransferase, producing the protein MAGPIKLDFSEKYDDNHAQKYLRKHQDGLGRRLSNWRDQQLARKALTLVGEPGLVLDLPCGAGRFWPLLAEKPNRVIIGADNSESMIKTAMQAQPADVVKRVQPLHTSAFDIALPDNSVDSIFCMRLLHHIGEAEHRQTILREFERVTRDSVIISLWVDGNFKAWKRKRAEKKRGQEGYQNRFVLPAATVEKEFEEAGFRIQEQLDFIPLYAMWRVYVLRKR; encoded by the coding sequence ATGGCCGGCCCGATCAAACTCGATTTTTCCGAAAAGTACGACGACAACCACGCGCAGAAATACCTGCGCAAGCATCAGGATGGTCTGGGGCGTCGTTTGTCCAACTGGCGAGATCAGCAGTTGGCTCGCAAGGCACTGACCCTGGTCGGTGAGCCGGGGCTGGTGCTGGATCTGCCGTGCGGTGCCGGGCGTTTCTGGCCATTGCTGGCAGAAAAGCCCAATCGGGTGATCATCGGGGCAGACAATTCCGAGTCGATGATCAAGACGGCGATGCAGGCCCAACCGGCGGATGTGGTGAAACGGGTACAACCCTTGCACACTTCGGCGTTCGACATTGCGTTGCCTGACAACTCCGTGGACAGCATTTTCTGCATGCGTCTGCTGCACCACATCGGCGAGGCCGAGCATCGGCAGACGATTTTGCGTGAGTTCGAACGCGTTACCCGGGACAGTGTGATCATTTCGTTGTGGGTAGATGGCAATTTCAAAGCCTGGAAACGCAAGCGCGCCGAGAAAAAACGCGGACAGGAAGGTTACCAGAATCGATTTGTGCTACCGGCCGCTACGGTTGAAAAGGAATTCGAAGAGGCAGGATTCAGGATCCAGGAACAACTGGACTTTATTCCGCTCTATGCCATGTGGCGAGTTTACGTACTACGCAAGAGGTAA
- a CDS encoding multidrug efflux RND transporter permease subunit gives MAFTDPFIRRPVLATVVSLLIVLLGFQAWSKLPLRQYPQMENALITVTTAYPGANAETIQGYITQPMQQSLASAEGIDYMTSVSRQNFSVISIYARIGSNSDRLFTELLAKANEVKNKLPQDAEDPVLSKEAADASALMYISFFSKELSNPQITDYLSRVIQPKLATLPGMAEAEILGNQVFAMRLWIDPVKLAGFGLSASDVSNAVRQYNFLSAAGEVKGEYVVTSINANTELKSAEAFGKIPLKVSGDSRVLLSDVARVEMGAENYNSISSFGGTPSVYIGIKATPGANPLDVIKEVRKIMPELEAQLPPNLKSEIAYDATLFIQASIDEVVKTLFEAVLIVIVVVFLFLGALRSVVIPVVTIPLSMIGVMFFMQMMGYSINLLTLLAMVLAIGLVVDDAIVVVENIHRHIEEGKTPLDAALEGAREIAMPVVSMTITLAAVYAPIGFLTGLTGALFKEFALTLAGAVVISGIVALTLSPMMCAFLLRHEENPSGLAHRLDRIFENLKRRYQSMLHGTLNTRPVVLVFAVIVLCLIPVLLKFTKSELAPDEDQGIIFMMANAPQPTNLDYLNTYTDEFVKIFKEFPEYYSSFQINGYNGVQTGIGGFLLKPWNERSRTQMQILPEVQGKLGNIPGLQIFGFNLPSLPGTGEGLPFEFVINTANDYELLLQVADRIKKRAMESGKFAFVDLDLAFDKPEVVVDIDRAKAAQMGVSMQDLGGTLATLLGEAEINRFTIEGRSYKVIAQVERAYRDNPDWLNNYYVKNTQGELLPLSTLITVTDRARPRQLNQFQQLNAAKLSGFPLVSMGEAIDSVVQIAREEAPAGFAFDYGGASRQFVQEGSALWVTFALALAIIFLVLAAQFESFRDPLVILVTVPLSICGALIPLFLGWSSMNIYTQVGLVTLIGLISKHGILIVEFANQLRKEKGLTPREAVEEAAAIRLRPVLMTTAAMVFGMVPLILASGAGAVSRFDIGTVIATGMSIGTLFTLFVLPCVYTVLAKPDPKPST, from the coding sequence ATGGCCTTTACCGATCCGTTCATTCGCCGCCCGGTGCTCGCCACCGTGGTCAGCCTGCTGATTGTGCTGCTGGGCTTCCAGGCCTGGAGCAAGCTGCCGCTGCGCCAGTACCCGCAAATGGAAAACGCCCTGATCACGGTGACCACCGCCTACCCCGGGGCCAACGCCGAAACCATCCAGGGCTACATCACCCAGCCGATGCAGCAGAGCCTGGCGAGCGCCGAGGGCATCGACTACATGACCTCGGTCAGTCGGCAGAACTTCTCAGTGATTTCGATCTACGCACGCATCGGTTCCAACAGCGACCGCTTGTTCACCGAACTGCTGGCCAAGGCCAACGAGGTGAAAAACAAACTGCCACAGGATGCCGAAGACCCGGTACTGAGCAAGGAAGCCGCCGATGCCTCGGCACTGATGTACATCAGCTTCTTCAGCAAGGAACTGAGCAACCCGCAGATCACGGACTACCTGTCGCGGGTGATCCAGCCAAAACTGGCGACGCTGCCAGGCATGGCCGAAGCCGAGATTCTGGGTAACCAGGTGTTCGCCATGCGCCTGTGGATCGATCCGGTGAAGCTCGCCGGTTTCGGCCTCAGCGCCAGCGACGTGAGCAACGCGGTGCGCCAGTACAACTTCCTCTCCGCCGCCGGCGAGGTAAAAGGCGAGTACGTGGTCACCAGCATCAACGCCAACACCGAACTGAAGTCGGCCGAGGCCTTCGGCAAGATTCCGCTCAAGGTCAGTGGCGACAGCCGTGTGCTGCTCAGCGATGTGGCGCGGGTGGAAATGGGGGCGGAGAACTACAACTCCATCAGTTCCTTCGGTGGCACGCCCTCGGTGTACATCGGGATCAAGGCGACGCCCGGCGCCAACCCGCTCGACGTGATCAAGGAAGTGCGCAAGATCATGCCCGAGCTGGAGGCCCAGTTGCCGCCCAACCTCAAGAGCGAGATCGCCTACGACGCGACGCTGTTCATCCAGGCCTCCATCGACGAAGTGGTGAAAACCCTGTTCGAAGCGGTGCTGATCGTGATCGTGGTGGTGTTCCTGTTCCTCGGCGCCCTGCGTTCAGTGGTGATCCCGGTGGTGACCATTCCGCTGTCGATGATCGGCGTGATGTTCTTCATGCAGATGATGGGCTACTCGATCAATCTGCTGACCCTGCTGGCGATGGTGCTGGCCATCGGTCTGGTGGTGGACGATGCCATCGTCGTGGTGGAAAACATCCACCGGCATATCGAAGAAGGCAAGACACCGCTGGACGCCGCACTTGAGGGCGCCCGGGAAATCGCGATGCCGGTGGTCTCGATGACCATCACCCTGGCAGCGGTGTATGCGCCGATCGGTTTCCTCACCGGGCTGACCGGGGCACTCTTCAAGGAGTTTGCGTTGACTCTGGCCGGGGCCGTGGTGATTTCCGGCATCGTCGCCCTGACCCTGTCACCGATGATGTGTGCCTTTCTGTTGCGACATGAAGAAAACCCCAGCGGACTTGCCCACCGACTCGACCGGATCTTCGAAAACCTCAAGCGACGCTATCAGAGCATGCTCCACGGCACTCTCAACACCCGGCCGGTGGTGCTGGTGTTCGCAGTGATCGTGCTGTGCCTGATTCCAGTGCTGCTCAAGTTCACCAAATCGGAACTGGCGCCGGATGAAGACCAGGGCATCATTTTCATGATGGCCAACGCGCCGCAGCCGACCAACCTCGATTACCTGAACACCTACACCGACGAGTTCGTGAAGATCTTCAAGGAATTCCCGGAGTACTACTCCTCGTTCCAGATCAACGGCTACAACGGTGTACAGACCGGTATCGGCGGTTTCCTGCTCAAACCGTGGAACGAACGCAGCCGTACACAGATGCAGATTCTTCCCGAGGTGCAGGGCAAACTCGGCAACATCCCGGGGTTGCAGATCTTCGGCTTCAACCTGCCTTCCCTGCCCGGCACCGGCGAGGGTCTTCCGTTCGAATTCGTGATCAACACGGCCAATGACTACGAGCTGTTGCTGCAGGTGGCTGACCGGATCAAGAAGCGTGCGATGGAGTCGGGCAAGTTCGCGTTCGTCGACCTTGACCTGGCGTTCGACAAACCGGAGGTGGTGGTCGATATCGACCGCGCCAAGGCGGCGCAGATGGGTGTGTCGATGCAGGATCTGGGCGGCACCCTCGCCACCCTGCTTGGCGAAGCGGAGATAAACCGCTTCACCATCGAGGGTCGCAGTTACAAGGTCATCGCCCAGGTTGAACGGGCCTATCGCGACAACCCGGACTGGCTGAACAACTACTACGTGAAAAACACCCAGGGCGAGCTGTTGCCGCTGTCGACCCTGATCACCGTGACCGACCGGGCACGACCGCGACAGCTCAACCAGTTCCAGCAACTGAACGCAGCGAAGCTGTCCGGGTTCCCGCTGGTCAGCATGGGCGAGGCCATCGACAGCGTGGTGCAGATCGCCCGGGAAGAGGCACCCGCCGGTTTTGCTTTCGATTACGGCGGCGCTTCACGGCAGTTCGTACAGGAAGGCAGCGCGCTATGGGTCACCTTCGCGTTGGCGCTGGCGATCATTTTCCTGGTGCTGGCGGCGCAGTTCGAGAGTTTCCGCGACCCGCTGGTGATCCTGGTGACCGTACCGCTGTCGATTTGCGGGGCGCTGATTCCGCTGTTCCTCGGCTGGTCGAGCATGAATATCTACACCCAGGTCGGGCTGGTGACACTGATCGGCCTGATCAGTAAACACGGGATCCTGATCGTCGAATTTGCCAATCAACTGCGCAAGGAAAAGGGCCTGACGCCCCGTGAAGCGGTCGAGGAAGCGGCGGCGATTCGCTTGCGACCTGTCCTGATGACCACCGCTGCCATGGTGTTCGGCATGGTGCCGTTGATCCTCGCCAGTGGCGCGGGTGCGGTGAGCCGCTTCGATATCGGGACGGTGATTGCCACCGGGATGTCGATCGGGACGTTGTTTACGTTGTTCGTCTTGCCCTGCGTCTACACCGTGCTGGCCAAACCCGATCCCAAACCCTCCACCTGA
- a CDS encoding sensor histidine kinase gives MEFKQSLAQRIIIAFALMSALVAGAFAMGIVATVHLVEEKLISAGLGGDLQRLLLMDNVSDWSHRPEPDQLFYFSGGPGDFELPKDLRHLDSGFHEVFREQLSYHAMVEIVDGRRYVLLQDQSDFEERERVLFAVVLVGFVLSLALAVFLGWVLARKVMAPVVRLARQVRHRDQLLGLAPPLAPDYAADEVGELAVAFDATLGRLRQALTRERLFTSDVSHELRTPLMVLASSCELLLENPGIDQRGRAQVERIARASEEMRELVQTFLMLARAQREDAGAAPQHSLGQVADNLLGLWREPIETKGLNLIFEPGNPPDTRYNATLLNAVMGNLLRNALHYTEHGFIRLTLNDNGFVVEDSGVGIPEEKREAMFQPFVRGSEKRGEGLGLGLSLVQRICENQGWSVTLSTMEPNGCRFEVDLGKQEPLPNGTKKLPT, from the coding sequence ATGGAGTTTAAGCAAAGCCTTGCCCAGCGGATCATCATCGCCTTTGCGCTGATGAGCGCACTGGTGGCAGGGGCCTTCGCCATGGGCATCGTCGCGACCGTGCACCTGGTGGAAGAAAAACTGATTTCCGCAGGACTGGGCGGCGACTTGCAGCGCCTGTTGTTGATGGACAACGTCTCGGACTGGAGCCATCGGCCGGAGCCGGATCAACTGTTCTATTTCAGCGGCGGCCCGGGTGACTTCGAGCTGCCCAAGGATCTGCGACATCTGGATTCCGGGTTCCACGAAGTCTTCCGCGAGCAGCTGTCGTATCACGCGATGGTCGAAATCGTCGACGGCCGGCGCTATGTGCTGCTGCAGGATCAAAGCGATTTCGAAGAGCGTGAGCGCGTACTGTTTGCCGTGGTGCTGGTGGGCTTCGTGCTCAGCCTGGCGCTGGCGGTTTTCCTCGGCTGGGTGCTGGCACGCAAGGTGATGGCGCCGGTGGTCCGGCTGGCGCGTCAGGTGCGTCATCGCGATCAGTTGCTGGGACTCGCACCGCCGCTGGCGCCGGACTACGCCGCCGATGAAGTGGGTGAACTGGCGGTGGCATTCGATGCGACGCTGGGGCGTTTGCGTCAGGCGCTGACGCGTGAGCGGCTGTTCACCAGTGACGTCAGCCATGAATTGCGTACACCGCTGATGGTGCTGGCCAGTTCCTGTGAGCTGCTGCTGGAAAACCCGGGCATCGATCAGCGCGGCCGCGCCCAGGTCGAACGCATCGCCCGTGCCAGCGAAGAAATGCGCGAACTGGTGCAGACTTTCCTGATGCTGGCCCGTGCCCAGCGCGAAGATGCGGGGGCGGCGCCCCAGCACAGTCTCGGCCAGGTGGCGGACAATCTGTTGGGCCTGTGGCGCGAGCCGATCGAGACCAAGGGCCTTAATCTGATTTTCGAACCGGGCAACCCGCCGGATACCCGCTACAACGCCACCCTGCTCAATGCCGTGATGGGCAACCTGCTGCGTAATGCGTTGCACTACACCGAGCATGGCTTCATTCGGCTGACGCTCAATGACAACGGCTTTGTGGTCGAAGACTCGGGCGTGGGCATTCCCGAGGAGAAACGCGAGGCGATGTTCCAGCCCTTCGTACGGGGCAGCGAAAAGCGTGGAGAGGGTCTGGGGCTCGGTCTGTCATTGGTGCAGCGCATCTGCGAGAACCAGGGCTGGAGTGTCACATTGAGTACGATGGAGCCCAATGGCTGCCGTTTCGAGGTAGATCTGGGCAAACAAGAACCCCTCCCAAATGGCACAAAAAAGCTGCCAACCTGA
- a CDS encoding lipopolysaccharide kinase InaA family protein: MAVQFAAETGVAPQDRFDYYWNQRGEWVEEPNVRRGGESGVQRVVGRDGQLLYAKRQTGHIYRSWLHPFGRPTVLRELDALTGVTKLGVRVPEIVFCGAQPDPQHKWRALLVTKSLDGFQELEQWEAAGGREQYGEAVYERVLKDLAENLARMHKGRWQHSCIYIKHVFVRVTGEGESAKVEVALIDLEKCRQRLTAHRAASHDMKQLRRHSSFSPTDWKKLVYFYETAFGSAIKGL; the protein is encoded by the coding sequence ATGGCAGTGCAATTTGCAGCAGAAACGGGAGTCGCTCCCCAGGATCGCTTTGACTACTACTGGAACCAGCGCGGTGAATGGGTGGAAGAACCCAACGTGCGTCGTGGTGGGGAAAGTGGTGTACAGCGGGTGGTGGGGCGCGATGGTCAACTGCTGTATGCCAAGCGCCAGACAGGCCATATCTATCGCAGTTGGCTGCACCCGTTCGGGCGACCGACTGTTTTGCGTGAACTGGATGCACTGACCGGTGTAACGAAACTCGGCGTCCGGGTGCCGGAAATTGTCTTTTGCGGTGCTCAGCCTGACCCGCAGCACAAGTGGCGGGCGTTGCTGGTCACCAAGTCGCTGGACGGCTTTCAGGAGCTTGAACAGTGGGAAGCGGCAGGCGGCCGCGAGCAGTACGGTGAAGCGGTGTATGAGCGTGTACTCAAGGATCTCGCGGAGAACCTGGCTCGCATGCACAAGGGGCGCTGGCAACACAGCTGCATTTACATCAAGCACGTATTTGTCCGCGTCACCGGCGAGGGTGAGTCAGCCAAAGTCGAAGTGGCCCTGATCGATCTGGAAAAGTGCCGTCAACGCCTGACCGCTCATCGCGCGGCCTCCCATGACATGAAACAATTGCGCCGCCACTCGTCGTTCAGCCCTACGGACTGGAAGAAACTCGTCTATTTTTATGAGACGGCGTTTGGCAGCGCTATCAAAGGTTTATAG